One genomic region from Thermocrinis sp. encodes:
- a CDS encoding TrkA family potassium uptake protein, translated as MKRVKDKIFGVIGLGRFGHHVAKTLAQGGAEVIACDSDEEKVRQIADLVSMAFVLDATDEKALKESGIVNADTVVVSIGENIEASILIVVQLKELGVKEVIAKAANPMHGKILERLGVDRVIYPERDMAIRLAHSLLIGEFIEEIPIGEKYSIFEIKAFEFMQGKSLKELDLRKRFEISVLAIKRGEAMLVNPSGDERILPGDILVVLGTTAKLSELSK; from the coding sequence ATGAAAAGAGTAAAGGATAAAATCTTTGGGGTCATAGGACTTGGAAGGTTTGGTCACCACGTGGCTAAGACCTTAGCTCAAGGTGGGGCGGAGGTTATAGCCTGCGATTCAGATGAGGAAAAGGTTCGGCAGATAGCAGACCTTGTATCTATGGCCTTTGTCCTTGATGCTACCGATGAAAAAGCTCTAAAGGAATCCGGCATAGTCAATGCAGATACGGTTGTAGTGAGCATAGGAGAAAACATAGAGGCAAGTATTCTCATAGTGGTTCAACTGAAAGAGTTGGGAGTAAAAGAGGTTATCGCCAAAGCGGCTAACCCGATGCACGGCAAAATCTTAGAAAGGCTCGGAGTGGACAGGGTGATCTATCCAGAAAGAGATATGGCTATAAGACTTGCTCATTCTCTACTGATCGGAGAATTCATAGAAGAGATACCCATTGGGGAAAAGTATAGTATCTTCGAGATCAAAGCCTTTGAGTTCATGCAAGGAAAATCTCTGAAGGAGTTAGACCTAAGAAAACGCTTTGAAATTAGCGTGTTGGCCATAAAGAGGGGAGAGGCTATGTTGGTTAATCCTTCAGGCGATGAGCGTATATTGCCAGGGGATATCCTGGTTGTCCTTGGAACCACTGCAAAGTTAAGCGAGCTTTCTAAATGA